A window from Actinomycetota bacterium encodes these proteins:
- a CDS encoding response regulator transcription factor, whose protein sequence is MRQPVRVVLADDHDAFVEGLGMVLSAEDDLEVVALAGDGASALQAVLTHHPDVLVVDTQMPGPAVTELVRLVGQAEPATRVLLLAEDARLAPSSRPDPGGHAGMTGAVSARELAEAIRAVAAGFRVTLTGPPAPAGPPAAAGAARPADQAPERPERDDHAELLLRSLSERERQVLALLARGYSNRRIAEACFLSLNTVRTHVQNVLVKLGVHSKLEAAALAVGQGLVSIE, encoded by the coding sequence ATGCGGCAACCGGTCCGGGTCGTCCTCGCGGACGACCACGACGCGTTCGTCGAGGGCCTCGGCATGGTGCTCTCGGCCGAAGACGACCTCGAAGTCGTCGCCCTGGCGGGCGACGGCGCCTCGGCCCTGCAGGCCGTGCTCACCCACCATCCCGACGTGCTGGTGGTCGACACCCAGATGCCCGGCCCGGCCGTGACCGAGCTGGTGCGCCTGGTCGGCCAGGCCGAGCCGGCGACCAGGGTGCTGCTGCTGGCCGAGGACGCCCGGCTCGCCCCCTCCAGCCGTCCCGACCCCGGCGGCCACGCCGGCATGACCGGGGCCGTGTCCGCCCGTGAGCTGGCCGAGGCCATCCGGGCGGTGGCCGCCGGCTTCCGGGTGACCCTGACCGGCCCGCCGGCGCCCGCCGGCCCGCCCGCGGCCGCCGGGGCGGCCCGGCCAGCCGACCAGGCTCCGGAACGGCCCGAGCGGGACGACCACGCCGAGCTGCTGCTGCGCAGCCTGTCGGAGCGCGAGCGCCAGGTCCTGGCCCTGCTGGCCCGCGGCTACTCCAACCGCCGCATCGCCGAGGCCTGTTTCCTGTCGCTCAACACGGTCCGCACCCACGTCCAGAACGTGCTGGTCAAGCTGGGCGTACACTCCAAGCTGGAGGCGGCCGCGCTGGCCGTTGGCCAGGGGCTGGTCAGCATCGAG